A stretch of DNA from Rhineura floridana isolate rRhiFlo1 chromosome 20, rRhiFlo1.hap2, whole genome shotgun sequence:
CACTGGAACCAAGCAAAGCAGGTGAACAAAAGCAAACATTTTGGAAAGTCGGAGGAGAGCACAGACTTCAGAGGGCAGAGATGTCTGATTCAAGTAGCGACGATGGCATCGAAGAAGCTATTCAGCTCTACCAGCTCGAGAAAACCAGGAAAGCAGCAGGCCCCCAAACAGGCCATGTTGCTATTCCAAAGGAAgagttcagggctggtgggatAGAAGATATTTCTGCAAGCCTGACAACCCATTCGGTGAAAAGTGCCTTGCCAGGAATCCCTAGGAAAGCTCTAAGCAGCAAGAGGAAGCAAGTCTGCTCAAAGCCAGCAGAATTAAATAAGCCTGGTGCCCTTCGCAACAAGCCAGCGAAAGCCAGTAGTCGCTTCTCTCCAGGAGAGGACTTTGCCCAGCGCGCCATCGCCTTCCAGGCTTCTTGCCGAGTGGACACTGCTGCTGAGCTGATGTGTGCAGAAGCTATCCTGGACATCTCCAAGACCATCCTACCTCCCCCTATGGGAAGCGACAACAGCAGATCCTTTGCCACAAATCCATTATTCTGCTCCCAGAATGTGCCGCCTTCCCAACAAGAAAGTGACAGCAATGCTGTGGACAGCGATGACAGCATTGAGCAAGAAATCAGAGCTTTTTTGGCTGTCAAAGCACAAATAGGACAGCTGGTTACGAAACCTGAAAGGGCCTCGCATGCTGTCCAAGCTCCTCCCTCCTCTGGACCACCTGATGGGCAGACTGCGAGCTCCAAGCGTGTCCCCCCCAAACCATTGAAATCGTTACTGAGTCACAGAAGGAAACTCAAGGGGGGAAACAAAATAGCCAGGCAGGGCCAAGACACACAACTGATGCTGTCAGATGCATCCCAAGGGGAAGGTGGTGTGAGCAGACTGGAAAGTAGTGACACTGGAGGGGCAACTGGGTGCCAACAAGACACTCTAGTTGCTGTTGGTTCAATAGATTTTGGAAAGCCTTTGTCAAAAGGGCTGCTTGGCACTGGAGAACTTGTGAAAAACGCAACACGGGGTCAACAGAAGTATGGCACAGGGGATAAGAGCAGCTCCCTGGACAGCGATGAGGATCTGGACACAGCTATCAAAGACCTCTTAAGGTCCAAACGGAAGTTAAAGAAGAAATCCAAAGACCAAAGAATTCTGTGCAAGAAGAAAGTCAGGTTTAGCGAGacagaaatgcacatttttgaGGGTAGACAAAGAGACTGCAAACCCAACCCTCCCACCTTGCTAAAGAGTTGCCTCCTGAGCTCCAGAAGAGATGGTGGGGAGGAGAATAGAATGAAAGGCCCTCGGAGCATCGTCAAGGGGAAACCAAAAACTGCCAAGGCCGTACAGTTTGCATTTGAATTTAAAAAGGAACGCCACATGAAACTGGTATCTGGGCCAGAAATCCAAGAGGAAGCCCAAAGCAACCAGTGTCTTTGGGCCGCCACATCCTTGACTGATGACAGCAGCTCTGTAGACAGTGATGACAGCATTGAGCAAGAAATCCAGAGGTTCTTGGCAGAAAAGGCTAAAGACTCCACAAGCACCATGGAGACTCCTGGAGCTGATGAGATTGTCGACACCCTGAGAGTTGATAAACCCCAAGCAGCTGTATCTAAGCCAAAGCAGCAGCTGTTCACGGGTGGAGGCGGTGCCTTATCGGAACAGAGTGAAAAGGCAAAGGAGGCAGTCCCTCCAGTTATGGACTTGAGAAGCTCTTCAAGGGCCGAAGGAAATGCTTCTCCTCCCAGTGGCAAGCACACAGTATTGTTTGCAGAGGCCCCATGCGGCCAAGTTACAGCGAAGTCGCAGGCAAGCCGAGGCGTTGTGCAGACTACAAGGGCTGGCTTACCTGTAAAACGGACTGCAGGTCAGAGAAAGGTTGCCTGTGATGGCAAGGTCGACCAGAGAAACCTTCCACCTGGGAAGGGAAGAGCCGAGACCTGTAAATTGCAAAATTATTTTAAGCCTTTGTCTCCGTTCAAAAGGAGAAGCCCGTATGAATTCAAAATTTCCAGCAAGTTTATAGCAGGTCTCAAAAGCGCTCGGAGTAAGAAGTCTGTGCTTttggggaagaggcagagcaaAGAACTGGCCTTGTTCAAAAAGCAGGGAGGCGTCTTGGCTGCAGATTTGCTTGGCAAGAGGTGTGAAGCAATTCTGCAAAAAAAGATCCTAAGTTCTGGATGTCAGGCAGGAGTAAGAGAGGCAGCTTTATCCTTAGAAGGGGTGCATCCCTGTGTAACGGAAAGACATGAGAAAACACAGTTTGCCACTTCATGTATTGTAAGTCTAGCAAAAACTAAACCTTTGGAGCCTTGCTGTAGTGTGGACCCCAGCCAATGTCCTCCCTTGCAGGGGCCCAACATAGGTGATGGCAGAGAGGTCAAAGTTAGCACAGGACTTTTGCGTGTTGAGATCCCAgctggggaagaggaagggaaaatCCAGGTGTGCAGCACCTGTTGGGAGGAATGTGCAGTCCCCAACAGCGCCTGTAGCTCACAGCTGAAAGAGAAATCCTTGACGGACCAGGATAGGATAGCTCATGAGCAAACGCAGAAAGTTTTAGAGAGAAGCTTTGCAGAATTTACAGATGTACCTGTAGTGGATTGTGCACCCTGTCTGGTGAAAAGCAAGGCCTCCAGTTTGTAAgtactttgtttttaaagcatttgactttttcttttataaggtaaagcacacacacacacagtctgcaTTACAGTTAACTTTTCTGACACAGTGATTAATCTCACATATTGGAaggggtgaggattttttttgtaaCAGATGAAGATTGgtgtgtgatttcccccccccctctctgttCCTCCCCCCACCGCCCTGGGCATCATCCTTGTCTACATAGACAGAGAGGTTTATCTACTCAGCGGCTCaagccatccatccatccatgatgGAATATGTGTGCTTATAAAAGTAAAATGCTTTTTCTGACCAGGAGATTAATCC
This window harbors:
- the PPP1R26 gene encoding protein phosphatase 1 regulatory subunit 26 isoform X1, translating into MFLMNTPPLVALQRKWEPFAQSRSCRYPVCFSESEDDIARTAVSAKVQMIINNLQSEEASLGSSCSEYGCIVQKKQKEVKASSAKLRTSGRMLQGRIKYAQCNCPADSDGMEVEDASEFGPLLLHSDSDDSVDRDIEEAIQEYLKNKGQSVQSLPSDAKSVHGPVGGETVQEGLPSHDAACSLFPADVEADAVQQQLAPDSFGGEDISSPCSVSSDDSFEQSIKAEIEQFLSEKKQQADKKSRTGGNNQLDQKETQEKLAARSRREGATRGRQSSLKRGGKVLFLRRHPELQGASAPSKTNEELSDFKTTSQSPLKTPLAGRSASLEPSKAGEQKQTFWKVGGEHRLQRAEMSDSSSDDGIEEAIQLYQLEKTRKAAGPQTGHVAIPKEEFRAGGIEDISASLTTHSVKSALPGIPRKALSSKRKQVCSKPAELNKPGALRNKPAKASSRFSPGEDFAQRAIAFQASCRVDTAAELMCAEAILDISKTILPPPMGSDNSRSFATNPLFCSQNVPPSQQESDSNAVDSDDSIEQEIRAFLAVKAQIGQLVTKPERASHAVQAPPSSGPPDGQTASSKRVPPKPLKSLLSHRRKLKGGNKIARQGQDTQLMLSDASQGEGGVSRLESSDTGGATGCQQDTLVAVGSIDFGKPLSKGLLGTGELVKNATRGQQKYGTGDKSSSLDSDEDLDTAIKDLLRSKRKLKKKSKDQRILCKKKVRFSETEMHIFEGRQRDCKPNPPTLLKSCLLSSRRDGGEENRMKGPRSIVKGKPKTAKAVQFAFEFKKERHMKLVSGPEIQEEAQSNQCLWAATSLTDDSSSVDSDDSIEQEIQRFLAEKAKDSTSTMETPGADEIVDTLRVDKPQAAVSKPKQQLFTGGGGALSEQSEKAKEAVPPVMDLRSSSRAEGNASPPSGKHTVLFAEAPCGQVTAKSQASRGVVQTTRAGLPVKRTAGQRKVACDGKVDQRNLPPGKGRAETCKLQNYFKPLSPFKRRSPYEFKISSKFIAGLKSARSKKSVLLGKRQSKELALFKKQGGVLAADLLGKRCEAILQKKILSSGCQAGVREAALSLEGVHPCVTERHEKTQFATSCIVSLAKTKPLEPCCSVDPSQCPPLQGPNIGDGREVKVSTGLLRVEIPAGEEEGKIQVCSTCWEECAVPNSACSSQLKEKSLTDQDRIAHEQTQKVLERSFAEFTDVPVVDCAPCLVKSKASSFSLNTSIDPGWTVLPCIALSPVQLYGGPWQETRSCLEVQDGSGQCSSRSSTDIRPTMTTGGKKQPEKKEHKLM
- the PPP1R26 gene encoding protein phosphatase 1 regulatory subunit 26 isoform X2, whose translation is MFLMNTPPLVALQRKWEPFAQSRSCRYPVCFSESEDDIARTAVSAKVQMIINNLQSEEASLGSSCSEYGCIVQKKQKEVKASSAKLRTSGRMLQGRIKYAQCNCPADSDGMEVEDASEFGPLLLHSDSDDSVDRDIEEAIQEYLKNKGQSVQSLPSDAKSVHGPVGGETVQEGLPSHDAACSLFPADVEADAVQQQLAPDSFGGEDISSPCSVSSDDSFEQSIKAEIEQFLSEKKQQADKKSRTGGNNQLDQKETQEKLAARSRREGATRGRQSSLKRGGKVLFLRRHPELQGASAPSKTNEELSDFKTTSQSPLKTPLAGRSASLEPSKAGEQKQTFWKVGGEHRLQRAEMSDSSSDDGIEEAIQLYQLEKTRKAAGPQTGHVAIPKEEFRAGGIEDISASLTTHSVKSALPGIPRKALSSKRKQVCSKPAELNKPGALRNKPAKASSRFSPGEDFAQRAIAFQASCRVDTAAELMCAEAILDISKTILPPPMGSDNSRSFATNPLFCSQNVPPSQQESDSNAVDSDDSIEQEIRAFLAVKAQIGQLVTKPERASHAVQAPPSSGPPDGQTASSKRVPPKPLKSLLSHRRKLKGGNKIARQGQDTQLMLSDASQGEGGVSRLESSDTGGATGCQQDTLVAVGSIDFGKPLSKGLLGTGELVKNATRGQQKYGTGDKSSSLDSDEDLDTAIKDLLRSKRKLKKKSKDQRILCKKKVRFSETEMHIFEGRQRDCKPNPPTLLKSCLLSSRRDGGEENRMKGPRSIVKGKPKTAKAVQFAFEFKKERHMKLVSGPEIQEEAQSNQCLWAATSLTDDSSSVDSDDSIEQEIQRFLAEKAKDSTSTMETPGADEIVDTLRVDKPQAAVSKPKQQLFTGGGGALSEQSEKAKEAVPPVMDLRSSSRAEGNASPPSGKHTVLFAEAPCGQVTAKSQASRGVVQTTRAGLPVKRTAGQRKVACDGKVDQRNLPPGKGRAETCKLQNYFKPLSPFKRRSPYEFKISSKFIAGLKSARSKKSVLLGKRQSKELALFKKQGGVLAADLLGKRCEAILQKKILSSGCQAGVREAALSLEGVHPCVTERHEKTQFATSCIVSLAKTKPLEPCCSVDPSQCPPLQGPNIGDGREVKVSTGLLRVEIPAGEEEGKIQVCSTCWEECAVPNSACSSQLKEKSLTDQDRIAHEQTQKVLERSFAEFTDVPVVDCAPCLVKSKASSLCIFIKLLL